In Hyperolius riggenbachi isolate aHypRig1 chromosome 10, aHypRig1.pri, whole genome shotgun sequence, a genomic segment contains:
- the GABARAPL1 gene encoding gamma-aminobutyric acid receptor-associated protein-like 1, translated as MKFQYKEDHPYEYRKKEGEKIRKKYPDRVPVIVEKAPKARVPDLDKRKYLVPSDLTVGQFYFLIRKRIHLRPEDALFFFVNNTIPPTSATMGQLYEDNHEEDCFLYVAYSDESVYGK; from the exons ATGAAGTTCCAGTACAAGGAAGATCACCCCTATGAGTATaggaagaaggagggggagaaGATCAGGAAGAAATACCCAGACAGAGTGCCA GTGATTGTTGAAAAGGCTCCAAAAGCCCGAGTGCCGGATTTGGACAAGAGGAAATACCTTGTACCTTCAGACCTCACTG TGGGACAGTTCTACTTCCTAATCAGGAAGCGGATACACCTTCGCCCTGAAGACGCACTCTTCTTTTTTGTCAACAACACCATTCCACCCACCAGTGCCACCATGGGCCAGCTGTATGAG GATAACCATGAAGAGGACTGCTTCCTGTACGTGGCTTACAGTGACGAGAGTGTGTACGGCAAGTGA